GCGCTGATCTACCAGTTCCGCGAGGTGCTGGCCGGGCGTCACACCCGCGTCACCGACCTGGAACAGCCGGTGTTTGCCTGGAAATGAGATGGTAAACGGCGTGTTAACGTGACGGTTACCGGATGCCTGCTAAGAGGGCAGCATGCATCACTCGATTCGAAAACCGCTGCCTCTGGTTCCGTTCATGTTTCTGCTGCTCGCGCCCGTCGCGCGTGGCGGCGAGGCGGATGCGCTGCCGCCGGCCGTCCGCAATGCCAATGCGCAGCTGTTGTCGCAGTTCTTCGCGCAAGGCGGGGCGTCTCCCGCGGTGCTCGAATATCGTCGCAAGCTTGGGGAGTATCAGGCGGCGCGCGCCGCTTTCGACGAGGAGGCCGGCGCCTATTGGAGCCAGATCTCGGAGAAGAAGAAAGGCCGCAATGCCAAGCGGCGCAACGGCCAGCAGATCACGCTCGACGATTACGTGCTGGAGCATCCGCCGCTCTATAACGGGCCGAAGCGGCCGGTGAACCCGGAGCCGGAGGAGGCGCCGGAGCGTCCCGCGAGGAAGCCGATTCCCGTCGTCGCCGATCTCCTGCGCGCGGCGCAGGAGCTCTATCAGTTCACGCCGCAGCGCCCATCCGGCGAGCTCGAGTTCAAGCGTGCCTATGCGCGCTACGCGCTCGCCTCGGGCCTGACGCGCGAGCAGGCGGTGCGGGTCTATTCGTTCGAGACCGGCGGCACCGGCAGCTACGATGTGCAGGCGGGCATCGAGCATGGCGGCAAGCGCGCGATCTCGACCGCGATCGGCTACAACCAGCTCTTGACCACCAATAGCGTCGAGCTGCTGGCCGAGCAGGGCCATGAATTCATCCGCGCGCTCTCCGACAAGGTGGCGCGGACCTCGGGGCCGGCGCGCCAGTCGCTGGAGCACAAGCTCGCCGTGCTGAAGAAGATGGTGGCGCATGCGAAGTCGGTGCCGGACACTTGGTCGGAGCACGAGAAGATCGGCAACACCGCGCAGGGCTGGGCCATGCATGCCATGGTGCTCGACGTCGATGTCGGGCCGATGCTGCAGACCCACAAGCTCTTGACGTCGGTGCTGTTCGCGCGCGCCAAGGGCTTCACCCGTCCTCTCACCGGCGCTGAGCTCGAGATGATGAACCTCACCGGCGACGGCACCGGCCTCGACATGGTGACGATGCCGCAGGCGATGCGCGAGCAGGTGCCGACCTCGAACTTCTTCCAGCGCGGCGGCTACGAGCGCAACCCGGTCGCGATCCGCCACAACACGGTGGCGAAGCTGCTGGCAGTGACGGATACGCGGATGGACTCGAACAGCAGCAATGCCGGTGCGAGGGAATTGGCAGGGGCGTTTTAGCTATTGGCGAGCTGCCGTAGGGTGGGCAAAGGCGCGTGAGCGCCGTGCCCACCATCTGTACATTTCATCGAAATGGTGGGCACGCTTCGCTTTGCCCACCCTACGGCAGCGTGGTTTGTGGCGAGAGCCGTCGCCCTACTGATCCGGCCCAAACTTGAACTTGCCGTCGCCTTCCAGATACGGGCCGCTGCGCATGTAGAGCTGGCCGTTGTGGCCGATGAAGAACAGCGTGCCCCTCGGCACCTTCTTGGCGCCCTTCAAGAGCTCGCCGGCGTTGCTGGTGCCCATCCTGTAGGAAAAGGTCTTGCCGTCCTTGTCATAGGCATAGCCCGTGTCGGGCTTGAGCTCCCACGGCGTTGCCGGGGCTTGCGCGCACGCAGGCGCGGCAAATGCGCCGAGCATGGCTACAACTGCAAACGTCTTCGCTGAAAATGCCATCATCCATCCTCCCCATCGTCGGGGCGCTCGCTTGAACAAATCACGAACGGCGTGTCCGGGTCAATTTGCGATAGCGCCGCAGCGCATCACGTCCGGCCCAGCAGTTTGTGATTTTCCCTTCGTCCCCGCGCGACTATGTTCCGCTTTCAGTCTAGAACGCAATTCGACAAAAATATTGGTGGGGGTGATTCGGATGAAGCATGTGATGAGAGTTTGCCCGGCTGCCGCGCTGCTGCTGACGATGCTGGCGCCGGCCGCCAGGGCCGATGACTACCAGCTCAGCCACAACCAGCGCATTTCCTGCAGCCGCGGCCTTGCCCCGGGCAAGCTGAACACCGCGACCTGCAAGTCCTACACCTATCTCTTCAACACCAAGACCTCGGAATATTTCCGCTGCCAGGTCTCGCTGGCGCTGACCCGCGACAACAAGGAGGTCATCAACGTCCAGACCGACGGCGGCTGCACCAAGAAGCCGCGCATCTTCGAGACCGACGGCAAGTACGATTTCGACGCCACCGAGACCGAGCCGCCGAACACCAACTCGTTCTTCGGTCCCGGCGGCTATTCGATCTGGGCCGCCGACGTCACCACGCAGAAGGTGCGCGGCTGCATCACCATCTCCTCCGGCCTCGGCTCCGACATCTCCAAGTGCCTGGACATGACGTTCCAGTGACGATGTGCTCTCTCCCCGCTTGCGGGGGAGGAGGGTGGCTCCACGACGGGACAATCCCCCAGAGGAAAGAACCCTCACCCGGGCTGCGCGCCGACCTCTCCCGCAAGCGGGCGAGGTGGCCCAGCCCGCGGCTACACCGGTTCAAAACAGAAGCATTCGGCTCTAGCTGCGCCACCTCGCCGCACCGTCCGGTTCCCAAAAAGTCGAGCCGGAACGGCCGTTTACCGCAGTGCTGTTTTGCCTTTTGGATGGGTTGACCCGCCCCCCTCATCCGGCCAATTTCGCCGCCGGTTTGGGGAGTACAACAACCATGAAACGGACGATTTTCGGCGCGGCCACGGCTCTTGCTCTGGCGGCGTCGGCACCTTGCGCGCATGCGCAGTCTTTCATCAACGTGCTGACCGGCGGCACCTCCGGCGTCTACTATCCGCTCGGCGTCGCGATCGGGAAGATCTACGGCGACAAGATTCCGAACGTGAAGACCCAGGTGCAGGCCACCAAGGCGTCGGTCGAGAATTTGATCCTGCTGCAGCAGGGCCGCGGCGAGCTGGCGTTCACGCTGGGCGACTCGCTCAAAGCCGCCTGGGACGGCGACGAGGAAGCCGGCTTCAAGAACAAGCTGGACAAGCTGCGCACCATCGGCGCGATCTATCCGAACTACATCCAGATCGTCGCGACCGCCGAGAGCGGCATCAAGACGCTGGCCGACCTCAAGGGCAAGAGCCTGTCGGTCGGCGCGCCCAAATCTGGCACGGAGCTGAATTCCCGCGCGATCCTGGCCGCCGCCGGCATGACCTACAAGGACCTCGGCAAGGTCGAATATCTGCCGTTCGCCGAATCCGTCGACCTCATGAAAAACCGCCAGTTAGGCGCGACGCTGCAATCGGCCGGCCTTGGCGTGGCCTCGCTGAAGGACCTCTCGACCTCGGCCTCGATCACCGTGGTGTCGGTGCCGAAG
This is a stretch of genomic DNA from Bradyrhizobium sp. CB2312. It encodes these proteins:
- a CDS encoding TAXI family TRAP transporter solute-binding subunit, with protein sequence MKRTIFGAATALALAASAPCAHAQSFINVLTGGTSGVYYPLGVAIGKIYGDKIPNVKTQVQATKASVENLILLQQGRGELAFTLGDSLKAAWDGDEEAGFKNKLDKLRTIGAIYPNYIQIVATAESGIKTLADLKGKSLSVGAPKSGTELNSRAILAAAGMTYKDLGKVEYLPFAESVDLMKNRQLGATLQSAGLGVASLKDLSTSASITVVSVPKETVDKIGPPFISATIPANTYTGQDKDVPTAAVVNYLVTSSAVSDDLAYQMTKLVYESLPELANAHAAGKEIKLETAATGSPVPLHPGAIRYYKEKGLIK